From a region of the Mycolicibacterium sp. MU0050 genome:
- the ngg gene encoding N-acetylglutaminylglutamine synthetase, protein MNAVEHSTPGDPAREPITLGLHDVSPQHLVDAMASDVVLELGWGRLIFGQTFADPVVLADTLAHERPGRRDICIYARESHVLISRAPNELFIDPSHTYRLRFSETAPEPRTHHGFTVRTLQALEEADEINRVFVRCGMVPAPTEVIWDNHRNAEAVDYLVAVRDDGVIVGTVTGVDHRRLFADPEDGSSLWTLAVDPTAGLPGIGAALTEALASLFRERGRAYMDLSVAHDNSAAIALYEKLGFTRVPVLAVKRKNAINEPLFTPIPETVDDLNPYARIIADEAMRRGIRVEVLDAETGEMRLTHGGRSVITRESLSEFTSAVAMSRCDDKRLTRRIVSEAGVVVPRGRLATFDEADHAFLAEVGDVVVKPTRGEQGKGITVGISSSEALDAALSRAREQHPEVLIEQRANGDDLRLVVIDGKVVAAALRKPAEITGTGTHTVAELIEAQSRRRAAATGGESRIPMDAITADTVAEAGWSFDDILPEGTHLRVRRMANLHQGGTIHDVTDQVNPELCRVAVTAAEALGIPVTGIDLLVPDVTRAEYVFVEANERPGLANHEPQPTAAAFVDFLFPGQPGLPQAWTAATVPQ, encoded by the coding sequence ATGAACGCCGTCGAGCACTCCACGCCCGGCGACCCCGCCCGCGAGCCGATCACGCTGGGACTGCACGACGTCTCGCCGCAGCACCTGGTCGACGCGATGGCCTCCGACGTGGTCCTCGAATTGGGTTGGGGCCGGCTGATCTTCGGTCAGACCTTCGCCGACCCCGTCGTGCTCGCCGACACCCTGGCCCACGAGCGGCCCGGCCGCCGCGACATCTGCATCTACGCTCGCGAGTCACACGTGCTGATCTCCCGGGCGCCCAACGAATTGTTCATCGATCCCAGCCACACCTACCGCCTGCGGTTCTCCGAGACCGCGCCGGAGCCCCGGACCCACCACGGGTTCACCGTCCGGACGCTGCAGGCACTCGAAGAGGCCGACGAGATCAACCGCGTGTTCGTGCGGTGCGGCATGGTGCCGGCCCCCACCGAGGTGATCTGGGACAACCACCGCAACGCCGAGGCGGTCGATTACCTCGTGGCGGTGCGCGACGACGGCGTGATCGTCGGCACCGTCACCGGGGTGGACCACCGGCGGTTGTTCGCCGACCCGGAGGACGGCTCGAGCCTGTGGACCCTGGCGGTCGACCCCACCGCGGGCCTGCCCGGTATCGGCGCCGCGCTCACCGAGGCCCTGGCGTCGCTGTTCCGGGAACGTGGCCGCGCCTACATGGATCTCTCGGTGGCCCACGACAATTCGGCCGCGATCGCACTGTACGAGAAGTTGGGGTTCACCCGCGTGCCGGTGCTGGCCGTCAAGCGCAAGAACGCGATCAACGAGCCGTTGTTCACGCCCATCCCCGAGACCGTCGACGACCTCAACCCGTACGCCCGCATCATCGCCGACGAGGCGATGCGCCGCGGCATCCGTGTCGAGGTGCTCGACGCCGAGACCGGGGAGATGCGGCTGACCCACGGCGGCCGCAGCGTCATCACCCGCGAATCGCTGTCGGAGTTCACCTCCGCGGTGGCCATGAGCCGCTGCGACGACAAGCGGCTGACCCGCCGCATCGTCAGCGAGGCCGGCGTCGTCGTGCCGCGTGGCCGGCTGGCCACCTTCGACGAGGCCGACCACGCCTTCTTGGCCGAGGTCGGCGACGTGGTGGTCAAGCCCACCCGCGGCGAACAGGGCAAGGGCATCACCGTGGGCATCAGCAGCTCCGAGGCGCTGGACGCGGCGCTGAGCCGGGCCCGGGAGCAGCATCCCGAGGTGCTCATCGAGCAGCGCGCCAACGGCGACGACCTGCGGCTGGTGGTCATCGACGGCAAGGTGGTGGCCGCGGCCCTGCGCAAGCCGGCCGAGATCACCGGCACCGGGACCCACACCGTGGCCGAACTCATCGAGGCGCAGAGCCGGCGGCGCGCGGCGGCCACCGGCGGCGAGTCCCGCATCCCGATGGACGCGATCACCGCGGACACGGTCGCCGAGGCCGGCTGGTCCTTCGACGACATCCTGCCCGAGGGCACCCATCTGCGGGTGCGCCGGATGGCAAACCTGCACCAGGGCGGGACAATTCACGACGTCACCGATCAGGTGAATCCGGAACTGTGCCGGGTCGCGGTCACCGCCGCCGAGGCCCTCGGCATCCCGGTGACGGGAATCGACCTGCTGGTGCCGGACGTCACCCGCGCCGAGTACGTGTTCGTCGAGGCCAACGAACGTCCCGGGCTGGCCAACCACGAGCCGCAGCCGACCGCGGCGGCCTTCGTCGATTTCCTGTTCCCCGGGCAGCCGGGACTCCCCCAAGCCTGGACCGCGGCGACCGTTCCCCAGTAG
- a CDS encoding alpha/beta hydrolase has product MPPTTMTVDGFPIPVDVSGPETGPVVVLLGAAQQATAAYDGVCQRLHNATLRTVVIGPDPRLRPDSVLGILDWLEVPWAVLVGDRNGADLAWDLAARRIDRFTALVVVDRGHPRAADAAGQIRDADCPPVEINTTALVSSAATRAVAVASQQFVFGDFRVVDMLGRRNAAESTAQLAGEIVLRTSTW; this is encoded by the coding sequence ATGCCTCCGACCACGATGACCGTCGACGGCTTCCCGATCCCGGTCGATGTGTCAGGCCCGGAGACGGGGCCGGTGGTGGTCCTGCTCGGCGCCGCACAACAGGCGACCGCGGCCTACGACGGGGTGTGCCAGCGGCTGCACAACGCCACCCTGCGCACCGTGGTCATCGGACCGGACCCGCGGCTGCGCCCCGACTCGGTGCTCGGCATCCTCGACTGGCTCGAGGTGCCGTGGGCGGTGCTGGTCGGCGACCGCAACGGGGCCGATCTGGCCTGGGATCTGGCCGCGCGCCGCATCGACCGGTTCACCGCGCTCGTGGTCGTCGACCGTGGGCATCCGCGCGCCGCCGACGCCGCGGGCCAGATCCGGGACGCCGACTGCCCGCCGGTGGAGATCAACACCACCGCGCTGGTGAGCTCGGCGGCGACGCGTGCCGTGGCGGTGGCCAGCCAGCAGTTCGTGTTCGGCGACTTCCGGGTGGTCGACATGCTCGGCCGGCGCAACGCCGCCGAGTCGACCGCCCAGCTGGCCGGCGAGATCGTCCTGCGCACCAGCACCTGGTGA
- the map gene encoding type I methionyl aminopeptidase, with translation MPVRAALRAGEVSPTLPVPKSIPRPEYAWQPTVREGSEPWVQTPEVIEKMRAAGKIAAGALEEAGKAVAPGVTTDQLDRIAHEYMLDHGAYPSTLGYKGFPKSCCTSLNEVICHGIPDSTVIEDGDIVNIDVTAYRDGVHGDTNATFLAGDVAEEHRLLVERTREATMRAIKAVKPGRQLSIVGRVIEAYANRFGYNVVRDFTGHGIGTTFHNGLVVLHYDQPSVQTVLEPGMTFTIEPMINLGSLDYEIWDDGWTVVTKDRKWTAQFEHTLVVTDDGAEILTLP, from the coding sequence ATGCCTGTTCGTGCTGCTCTCCGTGCCGGCGAGGTCTCGCCGACCCTGCCGGTGCCCAAGTCGATCCCACGCCCGGAGTACGCGTGGCAGCCGACGGTGCGCGAGGGCAGCGAACCCTGGGTGCAGACCCCCGAGGTGATCGAGAAGATGCGCGCCGCCGGAAAGATCGCCGCCGGAGCGCTCGAGGAGGCCGGCAAGGCGGTGGCCCCGGGCGTGACCACCGACCAGCTGGACCGGATCGCCCACGAGTACATGCTCGACCACGGCGCCTACCCGTCCACGCTGGGCTACAAGGGCTTTCCGAAGTCGTGCTGCACCTCGCTGAACGAGGTCATCTGCCACGGCATCCCGGACTCGACGGTCATCGAGGACGGCGACATCGTCAACATCGACGTCACCGCCTACCGGGACGGTGTGCACGGCGACACCAACGCCACCTTCTTGGCCGGCGACGTCGCCGAGGAGCATCGCCTGCTGGTGGAGCGCACCCGGGAGGCCACCATGCGGGCGATCAAGGCGGTCAAACCCGGCCGCCAGCTGTCGATCGTCGGGCGCGTCATCGAGGCCTACGCGAATCGGTTCGGTTACAACGTGGTTCGGGACTTCACCGGCCACGGCATCGGCACCACGTTCCACAACGGGCTGGTGGTCCTGCACTACGACCAGCCGTCGGTGCAGACCGTGCTGGAGCCCGGTATGACGTTCACCATCGAGCCGATGATCAACCTCGGCTCGCTGGACTACGAGATCTGGGACGACGGCTGGACCGTCGTGACCAAGGATCGCAAGTGGACCGCTCAGTTCGAGCACACGCTGGTGGTCACCGACGACGGCGCCGAAATCCTCACCCTGCCGTGA
- a CDS encoding PaaI family thioesterase has protein sequence MTETVHLLELLNYRNVVETDERVVMELDNRPDLTNIRGALQGGLIATLIDIAAGVLAGRHVGAAQDVTTADLTIHYLAPVVEGPARAEATIVRAGRRLIVTAVDVTDVARDRLAARATLSFAVLDKR, from the coding sequence GTGACCGAGACCGTGCACCTGCTCGAACTGCTGAACTACCGCAACGTGGTGGAAACCGACGAGCGCGTGGTGATGGAGCTGGACAATCGGCCGGATCTGACCAACATCCGCGGGGCCCTGCAGGGCGGGCTGATCGCCACCCTGATCGACATCGCCGCCGGGGTGCTCGCGGGCCGGCACGTCGGCGCCGCGCAGGACGTCACCACCGCCGACCTGACCATTCACTATCTGGCGCCGGTGGTCGAGGGACCCGCGCGGGCCGAAGCCACCATCGTGCGGGCGGGACGACGGTTGATCGTCACCGCCGTCGACGTCACCGACGTGGCCCGCGACCGGCTGGCCGCCCGGGCCACGCTGAGCTTCGCGGTGCTCGACAAACGCTGA
- a CDS encoding DUF1707 domain-containing protein produces the protein MSEIDHQPAPMRISDADRNGTLRRLHNAVALGLIDIEEFEERSAQVSVARLRTELDVLVDDLPGPGAIVTSATDRVELRGVMGSLKRHGEWAVPTRLALVRRMGTVNLDLTRARFAGPIVVIELDLKFSSLDLRLPEGASASIDDVEVIVGSANDYRTDAPGEGRPHVVLSGKVVWGSVDIRGPRTRWRMRRGKR, from the coding sequence ATGTCCGAAATCGATCATCAGCCGGCCCCGATGCGCATCTCCGATGCGGACCGCAACGGCACCCTGCGCCGGTTGCACAACGCCGTGGCGCTCGGCTTGATCGACATCGAGGAATTCGAGGAGCGCTCCGCGCAGGTGTCGGTGGCCCGGCTCCGTACCGAACTCGACGTCCTGGTCGACGACCTGCCCGGGCCCGGGGCCATCGTGACCTCGGCCACCGACCGGGTCGAACTGCGCGGCGTGATGGGCTCGCTCAAGCGGCACGGCGAATGGGCGGTGCCCACCCGACTGGCGCTGGTCCGCCGGATGGGCACGGTCAACCTGGATCTCACCCGGGCCCGGTTCGCCGGCCCCATCGTCGTCATCGAGCTCGACCTGAAGTTCAGCTCGCTGGACCTGCGCCTGCCCGAGGGCGCCAGCGCGTCGATCGACGACGTCGAGGTCATCGTCGGCAGCGCGAACGACTACCGCACTGACGCCCCCGGCGAGGGACGGCCGCACGTCGTGCTCAGCGGCAAGGTGGTGTGGGGCTCGGTGGACATCCGCGGCCCCCGCACCCGCTGGCGCATGCGGCGCGGCAAGCGCTGA
- a CDS encoding penicillin-binding transpeptidase domain-containing protein: protein MVTIRSTATRMLAIAAAALLVTALPSCTPRPDGPAPAAEAFFAKLAVGDTSGAADLADRPEEARAALNAAWSGLQATGLDAQVLGSRFTEDTGAVNYRYTWHLPKGRTWTYDGELNLVRNEGKWEVRWTATGLHPRLGENQSLELRADPPRRASVNEVGGTDVLVPGNKYRYAIDAREAGVSLMPTARAVADTLRPFNDTLDPQRLAERASALGTPLQLATLSRDDHDRVAPAIAQLPGVVVTPLADLLPTDPTFAPAIVNEIKKTVIGDLDGEAGWRVVSVNQNGVDVGVLNEVPAEPAPSVSITLDRAVQNAAQHAVNAQGRKAMMVVIRPSTGDILAVAQNAAADQDGPTATMGMYPPGSTFKIVTAGAAIERDMATPNTLLGCPGTIDIGHRTVPNYNRFDLGTVPLSKAFANSCNTTFAELASRMPPRALTQAAAQFGIGPDYMIDGIMTVSGSVPPTVDLAERTEDGFGQGKVLASPFGMAMAAATVAAGAAPVPRLILGRETEIIGERPPVGPEQLEGLRSMMRMVVTNGTAKELNGYGDVRGKTGEAEFEGGSHAWFAGYRGDMAFAALIVGGGSSEYAVRMTKQMFDSMPDGYLT from the coding sequence ATGGTCACAATTAGATCAACAGCAACACGGATGCTGGCGATTGCCGCGGCCGCTCTGCTCGTGACGGCGCTGCCATCGTGCACACCGCGGCCCGACGGCCCGGCGCCGGCCGCCGAGGCGTTCTTCGCCAAGCTGGCCGTCGGCGACACCAGTGGCGCCGCCGACCTGGCCGACCGCCCCGAGGAGGCGCGCGCGGCACTCAACGCCGCGTGGTCGGGTCTGCAGGCCACCGGGCTGGACGCGCAGGTGCTCGGATCGCGTTTCACCGAGGACACCGGCGCGGTGAACTATCGCTATACCTGGCACCTGCCCAAGGGCCGGACCTGGACCTACGACGGTGAGCTGAACCTGGTCCGCAACGAGGGCAAGTGGGAAGTCCGTTGGACCGCAACGGGTTTGCATCCGCGGCTGGGAGAGAACCAGTCCCTGGAACTGCGCGCGGACCCGCCGCGGCGGGCCTCGGTCAACGAGGTCGGCGGCACCGACGTCCTGGTGCCGGGCAACAAGTACCGCTACGCCATCGACGCCCGGGAGGCCGGCGTCTCGCTGATGCCGACCGCGCGTGCCGTGGCGGACACCTTGCGGCCGTTCAACGACACCCTGGACCCGCAGCGGTTGGCCGAACGCGCCAGCGCGCTGGGCACGCCCCTGCAGCTGGCCACGCTGAGCCGCGACGACCACGACCGGGTGGCGCCCGCGATCGCGCAGCTGCCCGGTGTCGTGGTGACGCCGCTGGCCGATCTGCTGCCCACCGACCCGACGTTCGCCCCCGCGATCGTCAACGAGATCAAGAAGACGGTGATCGGCGATCTCGACGGCGAAGCCGGCTGGCGCGTGGTCAGCGTCAACCAGAACGGGGTCGACGTCGGCGTGCTCAACGAGGTGCCCGCCGAACCGGCGCCGTCGGTGTCGATCACGCTGGATCGCGCGGTGCAGAACGCCGCGCAGCACGCGGTGAACGCCCAGGGCCGCAAGGCGATGATGGTGGTGATCCGCCCGTCGACCGGCGACATTCTGGCGGTGGCCCAGAACGCCGCGGCCGACCAGGACGGGCCGACTGCGACCATGGGCATGTATCCGCCCGGGTCGACGTTCAAGATCGTCACCGCCGGCGCGGCGATCGAGCGTGACATGGCCACGCCGAACACCCTGCTGGGCTGCCCGGGCACCATCGACATCGGGCACCGCACCGTCCCGAACTACAACCGGTTCGACCTCGGGACCGTGCCGCTGTCCAAGGCGTTCGCCAACTCGTGCAACACCACGTTCGCCGAGCTGGCCAGCCGGATGCCGCCGCGGGCGCTGACGCAGGCGGCGGCCCAGTTCGGCATCGGCCCGGACTACATGATCGACGGCATCATGACGGTCTCCGGGTCGGTGCCCCCGACGGTCGATCTGGCCGAACGCACCGAGGACGGCTTCGGCCAGGGCAAGGTGCTGGCCAGCCCGTTCGGCATGGCGATGGCCGCGGCGACGGTCGCGGCCGGTGCCGCGCCGGTGCCGCGGCTGATCCTCGGGCGCGAAACCGAGATCATCGGCGAGCGCCCGCCGGTGGGGCCCGAGCAACTCGAGGGACTGCGGTCGATGATGCGGATGGTCGTCACCAACGGCACCGCCAAGGAGCTCAACGGATACGGCGACGTCCGCGGGAAGACCGGCGAGGCCGAGTTCGAGGGCGGTTCGCACGCTTGGTTCGCCGGTTATCGAGGGGACATGGCCTTCGCGGCCCTGATCGTCGGTGGCGGCAGCTCGGAGTACGCGGTGCGGATGACCAAGCAGATGTTCGACAGCATGCCCGACGGTTACCTGACCTGA